A region of Chloroflexota bacterium DNA encodes the following proteins:
- a CDS encoding carbohydrate ABC transporter permease, with protein sequence MKRAKINHVLNKIPLHAITILILIIWIVPTLGLLITSFRPVTLINTTGWWTFLSADTGESERFTFNNYIDALVGYRGNKTYVEDCAAGTQSLDLKCNISDLLNPRGMGRAFLNSLLVTLPATVLPILFAAFAGYAFAWLDFKGRYLLFAILVGLQVVPLQMTLVPILRVYAKLHLNGTFWGVWLFHTGFGMPYAIYLMRNFLGGLPKDLFESAYLDGANHWTAFRKLAIPLAMPAIASLTIFQFLWVWNDLLVALVFLGGTKPVMTYQISNMVTSLGAGWHLLTAAAFLSMLLPMIIFFALQRFFVRGMLAGAVKG encoded by the coding sequence ATGAAACGGGCAAAAATCAATCACGTCTTGAACAAGATCCCGCTCCATGCCATTACTATCCTGATTCTGATCATCTGGATTGTCCCGACATTGGGGCTGTTGATTACTTCTTTCCGTCCTGTGACCTTGATCAATACCACCGGCTGGTGGACTTTCCTGTCTGCTGATACCGGTGAGTCCGAGAGGTTCACATTTAATAACTACATCGATGCCCTGGTGGGCTATCGCGGCAATAAAACCTATGTGGAGGACTGCGCCGCTGGGACCCAGTCCCTTGACTTGAAGTGTAATATCTCAGATTTGCTCAATCCCCGAGGGATGGGCAGGGCATTCCTAAACAGTCTATTGGTCACCTTACCGGCCACGGTTCTCCCGATCCTTTTTGCGGCATTCGCGGGGTATGCCTTTGCCTGGCTGGATTTCAAAGGGCGCTACCTTCTCTTTGCCATATTGGTGGGGCTGCAGGTCGTCCCGCTGCAGATGACGTTGGTGCCAATCCTCAGGGTTTATGCCAAATTACACTTAAATGGCACTTTCTGGGGCGTTTGGCTCTTCCACACGGGCTTTGGCATGCCTTACGCTATCTATTTGATGCGGAATTTCCTGGGCGGCCTGCCTAAGGACCTGTTTGAATCAGCTTATCTGGATGGCGCGAACCATTGGACAGCCTTCCGCAAGCTGGCTATCCCTCTGGCGATGCCCGCCATTGCTTCGCTGACGATTTTCCAGTTTCTTTGGGTCTGGAACGATTTGTTGGTGGCCTTGGTCTTCCTGGGCGGCACTAAACCTGTAATGACTTACCAGATCAGCAATATGGTCACCTCACTCGGTGCCGGCTGGCACCTTCTGACGGCTGCGGCTTTCCTTTCGATGCTGCTCCCGATGATCATCTTCTTCGCCCTGCAACGTTTCTTCGTGCGGGGGATGCTCGCTGGGGCCGTCAAAGGATAA
- a CDS encoding DegV family protein — translation MPKTAIITDTNSSLSKTLCESLGIIQVPIQIMFGEETYLTGEEIGDEKLFEMIDERQILPTTAAPSPGAFQMAFQNAFDQGADEIVCVCCSSKVSATYDAACMAAKDFPGKKIGVIDSLQLSLAEGFQVLKATEAAAEGAGVDEIMALIEDLKPRLHIYGALPTLKYLVMGGRVGKLSAGMAETFNIKPIMTNIDGKLASLEKVRTWRKARARLVKIAIEKAEGTVITKIGLFHVNNTEGAMELYEDLKAVLPVPEDYILEEFTPGLSVHAGSGVIGYVLETEK, via the coding sequence ATGCCAAAGACTGCCATTATAACAGATACAAATTCCAGCCTATCTAAGACCCTTTGTGAGTCACTTGGCATCATTCAGGTGCCGATTCAAATCATGTTTGGTGAAGAAACTTACCTAACGGGTGAAGAAATTGGCGATGAAAAGCTTTTTGAGATGATCGATGAGCGTCAGATCCTGCCAACCACCGCTGCACCATCACCAGGCGCTTTTCAAATGGCCTTTCAGAACGCTTTTGACCAGGGTGCAGACGAAATTGTCTGTGTGTGCTGCTCCAGCAAGGTCAGCGCGACTTATGATGCTGCCTGTATGGCTGCCAAGGATTTCCCCGGAAAGAAAATTGGCGTTATAGATTCGCTCCAATTGTCCCTGGCTGAAGGGTTTCAGGTGCTGAAAGCCACTGAGGCTGCCGCTGAGGGCGCAGGAGTGGATGAAATTATGGCGCTGATCGAGGATTTGAAGCCCCGGCTGCATATTTATGGCGCCCTTCCAACCTTGAAATACCTTGTAATGGGGGGCAGGGTAGGGAAATTATCCGCCGGAATGGCTGAAACCTTCAACATCAAGCCGATTATGACCAATATAGATGGTAAATTGGCCTCACTGGAGAAGGTGCGCACCTGGCGCAAGGCGCGTGCCCGCTTGGTGAAAATCGCGATTGAAAAAGCTGAGGGTACCGTTATTACCAAAATTGGGCTGTTCCATGTTAATAATACGGAAGGGGCAATGGAGCTGTATGAGGATTTGAAAGCAGTGTTACCAGTTCCAGAGGATTACATCTTGGAAGAATTCACCCCAGGCCTCTCCGTTCATGCCGGTTCCGGTGTGATAGGTTATGTCCTGGAGACAGAGAAATAA
- a CDS encoding GNAT family N-acetyltransferase codes for MALRLKEVQTKRDLAEFINYPLKLYKNNPYYVPALASDERNTLDPTKNPALEYCEARYWLAYRDNHLVGRIAGIINPRHNEKWDAPYIRFGWLDFEDDPEVSAALLDAVEAWGREKGLEAIHGPLGFSDLDREAMLVEGFTEVATLATLYNYPYYPEHMDRLGYRKDTDWVEYELKMPIKLDEKIAKAAKIVLKRNNLHLLEAKNKRELLPYASQLFGLINDEYSHLYGATPLSPEEIQHYTKAYFGFAHPDFVPVILDENDQMVAFGVTFPSLSKALQKSRGKLFVFGWARILYALSHNDRADLYLIAVRKKYQGLGVNMVLMNQVWEAFIRRGIKKIETNPELEDNLNVQSQWKTFEKRQHKRRRCYIKEL; via the coding sequence ATGGCACTTCGTCTCAAGGAAGTCCAAACCAAGCGGGATTTGGCAGAATTCATCAATTATCCTCTGAAGCTTTATAAGAACAACCCCTATTACGTCCCTGCGTTGGCTTCTGACGAAAGAAACACCCTGGATCCTACGAAAAATCCGGCATTGGAGTACTGTGAGGCTCGCTACTGGCTCGCCTACAGAGATAATCACCTGGTTGGTCGAATTGCCGGCATTATCAATCCCAGACACAACGAGAAGTGGGATGCGCCTTACATCCGCTTTGGCTGGTTAGATTTTGAGGACGATCCCGAAGTTTCTGCTGCCCTACTTGACGCTGTTGAGGCCTGGGGGCGGGAAAAAGGCTTGGAAGCCATCCACGGTCCTTTGGGCTTTTCAGATCTGGACCGGGAAGCCATGCTGGTGGAAGGTTTCACCGAAGTGGCCACCCTGGCGACACTCTACAATTACCCCTATTATCCAGAGCACATGGACCGGCTGGGCTACCGGAAGGACACAGACTGGGTGGAATATGAGCTGAAAATGCCTATAAAACTGGATGAAAAGATCGCCAAAGCCGCTAAGATCGTGCTGAAACGCAATAATCTGCATCTTCTTGAGGCAAAAAACAAGAGAGAGCTTCTCCCGTACGCATCTCAGCTTTTTGGGCTGATCAATGACGAATACAGCCACCTTTATGGAGCGACGCCGCTCTCACCTGAAGAAATTCAGCACTATACGAAAGCATATTTCGGCTTTGCGCATCCGGATTTTGTGCCTGTGATCCTCGATGAGAACGACCAGATGGTTGCTTTTGGTGTCACTTTTCCCTCCCTCTCTAAAGCCCTGCAAAAAAGCCGGGGAAAACTCTTCGTCTTTGGCTGGGCTCGAATTTTGTATGCCCTTTCTCACAACGACCGTGCGGACCTTTATCTCATCGCAGTGCGGAAGAAATATCAGGGTCTGGGTGTTAATATGGTCTTGATGAATCAGGTCTGGGAGGCTTTTATCAGGCGCGGGATCAAGAAAATTGAGACAAATCCGGAGCTGGAAGACAATTTAAACGTCCAATCGCAATGGAAAACGTTTGAAAAACGCCAGCACAAGCGTCGGCGCTGCTATATCAAAGAGCTGTAG
- a CDS encoding DUF3459 domain-containing protein, which produces MKRIIFLGLMLVIIGALLPACGPSQAQINQLSTQIASEIYSSLTPNAAALPTETPTPQLIPEMTTVDPIPGLPEGTDGYPWWNDSVFYEIFVRSFYDSDGDGIGDINGIIQKLDYLNDGDPNTDSDLGITGIWLMPIFPSPSYHGYDVTDYYDINPEYGTMDDFKILLEEAHSRGIRVIIDLVVNHTSNKHPWFTQAKDPSSPYHDWYIWSETNPGYTGSWGQQVWFPIYGQYYYSTFTSGMPDLNYNNLEVTAQMEDVVQFWLEDVGVDGFRMDAAKHLIEEGAIQANSDSTHNWWKDFRPFYKQISPDSLVVGEVWDDTSITSAYLQGDELDLSFEFLLADTVIGAVNSGNNQALEYQMGYSYSQIPNMQYATFLTNHDQDRVLNQVNSDEKRMAVASALLLTSPGVPFIYYGEEIGMTGSQIHERIRRPMQWTGDAAFAGFTPGSPWQALGEGWMVTNVADEMADPDSIWSNYRDLIRIRNQHAALRVGGLIMLTTTDEAIISFLRMSEGEAVLVLVNLSDQPVDEVWLAKGNSGLSEGIYQLAPIIGSGYFNPLKVNEDGVIFHLLDTPLIEPYGVYILQLQGGMP; this is translated from the coding sequence ATGAAAAGAATCATCTTTTTAGGCCTGATGCTTGTAATAATTGGCGCACTGTTGCCTGCCTGCGGTCCTTCACAGGCACAAATCAATCAACTCTCAACCCAGATAGCCAGTGAAATATATAGTTCACTTACCCCAAATGCGGCTGCATTACCCACAGAAACGCCTACACCTCAGCTAATACCTGAAATGACCACGGTTGATCCGATCCCGGGACTTCCGGAGGGGACAGATGGGTATCCCTGGTGGAATGACAGTGTTTTTTATGAGATTTTCGTGCGGTCCTTTTATGACAGCGATGGGGATGGTATCGGTGATATTAATGGAATCATCCAGAAACTGGATTACCTCAATGATGGTGATCCGAATACTGATTCTGATTTAGGCATTACCGGAATCTGGCTGATGCCGATTTTCCCTTCGCCCTCATATCATGGCTATGATGTGACCGATTATTATGATATCAATCCTGAATATGGAACAATGGATGATTTCAAGATCTTGCTTGAAGAAGCTCATTCTCGTGGTATCCGGGTCATCATAGACCTGGTCGTTAATCATACATCCAATAAGCACCCCTGGTTCACGCAGGCAAAAGACCCATCTTCCCCATATCATGACTGGTATATCTGGTCAGAGACTAACCCGGGCTATACAGGTTCCTGGGGCCAACAGGTTTGGTTCCCTATTTATGGCCAATATTATTATTCGACTTTTACCTCTGGGATGCCTGATTTGAATTACAACAACCTGGAAGTGACCGCCCAAATGGAGGACGTGGTTCAGTTTTGGCTGGAAGACGTGGGCGTGGATGGATTCCGGATGGACGCTGCAAAACACCTTATCGAAGAGGGTGCGATTCAGGCAAACTCGGATTCCACGCATAATTGGTGGAAGGATTTTAGACCATTTTACAAACAAATCAGTCCTGATTCGCTTGTTGTGGGTGAGGTCTGGGATGATACATCCATCACATCCGCATACCTGCAAGGGGACGAGTTGGATCTGTCTTTTGAGTTTTTACTGGCTGACACTGTAATTGGGGCGGTTAATTCCGGAAACAACCAGGCTCTTGAATATCAAATGGGATATTCTTATTCACAAATACCCAATATGCAATATGCCACTTTTCTGACCAACCATGATCAGGATAGGGTGTTGAATCAGGTAAACAGCGATGAAAAACGGATGGCGGTAGCCAGCGCATTGCTGCTGACATCACCAGGCGTTCCATTTATTTATTATGGTGAGGAAATTGGCATGACGGGGAGCCAAATCCATGAAAGGATTCGGCGGCCCATGCAATGGACTGGAGACGCGGCTTTTGCCGGTTTCACACCTGGATCGCCCTGGCAGGCCTTAGGTGAGGGGTGGATGGTCACGAATGTGGCGGATGAAATGGCGGACCCCGATTCTATCTGGTCCAACTATCGAGATTTGATCCGAATCCGCAACCAGCATGCCGCGTTGAGGGTAGGGGGCCTGATAATGCTGACCACTACAGATGAAGCAATAATCAGCTTTCTACGCATGAGTGAGGGTGAGGCCGTTCTGGTCCTCGTTAATCTCAGTGACCAGCCGGTGGATGAAGTTTGGTTGGCTAAAGGGAATAGCGGCCTTTCAGAAGGGATCTATCAGCTTGCACCGATTATTGGTTCGGGGTATTTCAACCCGTTGAAGGTTAATGAAGATGGTGTAATATTCCATTTGCTGGATACCCCGCTGATTGAGCCATATGGCGTGTATATTTTGCAACTGCAGGGAGGTATGCCATAG
- a CDS encoding glycyl-radical enzyme activating protein codes for MPSKSMTTQETPKNDKIEGWVLNIERYTLHDGPGIRTTVFLKGCPLRCLWCSNPESQMGSPEIVYFEDKCIGCGRCVGVCPQDAIVQEKPGEPVTVLFDRCDGCGKCIDSCYVEALTLAGEKMTAEEVVSIIERDWPFYKHSQGGVTLSGGEALAQPAFSAEVLRLCQAKGIHTAIQTSGQAPLKNLQQVLPYLDLVIFDIKHMDNKTHQKLTGVPNGQILDNLSYINSSGTPIVIQVPLIPGLNDSEENLDNLAKLVKSLPSVMGLSLLSYHTLGTTKYRCTGREYALIDLPKASPDYLEEKKAYFVAKGVPLVAFNG; via the coding sequence ATGCCCTCTAAGTCGATGACAACTCAGGAAACGCCGAAAAATGACAAAATAGAGGGCTGGGTGCTCAATATTGAGCGCTACACCCTCCATGACGGCCCGGGAATTCGGACCACGGTCTTTCTGAAGGGCTGCCCGCTGCGCTGTTTATGGTGCAGTAACCCTGAATCTCAGATGGGAAGTCCGGAAATTGTCTATTTTGAGGATAAATGCATCGGTTGTGGGCGCTGTGTGGGCGTTTGTCCGCAGGATGCCATCGTTCAGGAAAAGCCCGGAGAACCGGTAACTGTGCTCTTTGACCGCTGTGACGGCTGCGGGAAGTGTATTGACTCATGTTACGTTGAGGCGCTGACCCTGGCCGGGGAGAAAATGACAGCCGAGGAAGTGGTATCGATCATTGAGCGCGATTGGCCTTTCTATAAGCACTCTCAAGGGGGCGTCACGCTCTCAGGTGGGGAGGCTTTGGCTCAGCCGGCGTTTTCAGCCGAAGTCCTGCGGCTCTGTCAGGCCAAGGGGATCCACACCGCCATACAAACCAGCGGCCAGGCGCCGCTGAAAAACCTCCAGCAGGTGCTCCCATATCTGGACCTGGTGATCTTTGATATCAAACACATGGATAACAAAACCCATCAAAAGCTGACTGGGGTGCCCAACGGCCAGATACTGGATAATCTTTCGTATATCAATTCGTCCGGGACGCCTATAGTGATCCAGGTTCCGTTAATTCCGGGGCTTAACGACTCCGAGGAAAATTTGGATAACCTGGCGAAGTTAGTAAAATCACTGCCCTCTGTGATGGGGCTTAGTTTACTGTCCTACCACACGTTGGGGACGACCAAATATCGCTGCACAGGGCGGGAATATGCCCTTATCGACCTTCCGAAGGCATCACCGGACTATCTGGAGGAGAAGAAAGCCTATTTTGTGGCAAAAGGGGTTCCTTTAGTGGCGTTTAATGGATGA
- a CDS encoding glycyl radical protein encodes MLTQLSDEKQARVKQIKDSLISNPPGICSERVRIYTQVYQDFKQYPPIIKRAKALKSYLENKTVYLGENDLIPGIGASHPRWASVFPEYSWKWVYDELDRFEKRRYDKFTISSETREELRELLPWWDGESLLDRIETRQPDFVKDASKIGVTSWTGQATSGEGHIIVDHRMVLKNGFEALWKRASELKAALPLYEPESLDKRDFYEAVETVCSGVINYAERLASEAERQAKDVKDEKRRQELAQISSDLRVVPAKPAQNFRQALITVWLLHLIEQIESNGHSVSLGRFDQYLYPYLKYDLEKGILTEDDALELLEHFYLKLFTIIKIRPEKHSRTQSGYPMYQNLVVGGQLGDGEDAVNPLSWLCLSALAEVRLSEPNFYIRLHPTIDEDFLQEALRVVRLGFGMPAFVNDAIIVPSLEGRGVSHEDALDYSTMGCLEVQVPGKWGYRANGKSKVNVLKVLELTLNGGKDPETGLCPLPGSGDITQMKTFEDLLAAWNQQIQYYTRVHVTADNINDWTLEKLTPNAFCSLLVNDCLERGKHLNQGGAIYDMTSGALVGIPNVGNALAALKKLVYEDKVLTQEEVKQAIDTNFEGKRGEEIRQILMNRVPKYGEDEDYVDELTAEALNSYCDIIPQYKNMRYGRGPIGGNFYPSTVTISANITAGDVIGATPDGRKSHEPTADGISPSQGNGRKGPTAIFHSVSKLPTLKVTGGQLLNIRLTPDSLSTSEGVRKLSAMLRGFVDMKGWHVQFNTVSTEILRDAMAHPENYKDLIVRVAGYSALFVALAPGLQRDIIERMEHAL; translated from the coding sequence ATGTTGACCCAATTGTCGGATGAAAAACAGGCACGCGTAAAGCAGATCAAAGACTCCCTTATCAGTAATCCCCCTGGCATTTGTTCGGAGAGGGTACGCATTTATACCCAGGTTTATCAGGATTTCAAGCAATATCCGCCGATCATCAAACGGGCAAAAGCCCTGAAGTCTTATCTGGAAAACAAAACCGTTTATCTGGGTGAAAATGATCTAATCCCGGGTATTGGCGCTTCTCATCCCAGGTGGGCCTCCGTTTTCCCGGAATATTCCTGGAAATGGGTCTATGATGAGCTGGATCGGTTCGAAAAGCGTCGTTATGATAAGTTCACGATTTCCTCCGAGACACGGGAAGAACTGCGAGAGCTTTTACCCTGGTGGGATGGCGAATCCCTGCTAGATCGCATCGAAACCCGCCAGCCCGATTTTGTAAAGGACGCCAGCAAGATTGGGGTCACCAGTTGGACCGGGCAAGCAACCTCCGGTGAGGGCCACATTATCGTGGATCACCGGATGGTGCTGAAAAACGGGTTTGAGGCCCTATGGAAACGGGCCTCAGAGCTGAAGGCTGCCCTTCCTTTATATGAGCCCGAGTCACTGGATAAACGTGATTTCTATGAAGCTGTGGAGACCGTCTGTAGCGGTGTGATAAATTACGCAGAGCGGCTGGCCAGTGAGGCGGAACGGCAGGCTAAAGACGTCAAAGATGAGAAGCGGCGCCAGGAATTGGCCCAAATTTCAAGCGATTTGCGCGTAGTCCCCGCCAAACCGGCTCAAAATTTCCGGCAGGCCTTGATTACCGTCTGGTTGCTCCACCTGATCGAACAAATTGAGAGCAATGGGCATTCCGTTTCGCTGGGTCGCTTCGATCAATATCTATATCCTTATCTCAAATATGACCTGGAAAAGGGTATTCTCACCGAAGATGATGCCCTTGAACTGCTGGAGCACTTCTATTTGAAGCTGTTCACCATCATTAAAATTCGCCCCGAGAAGCATTCCCGCACCCAATCCGGATATCCAATGTACCAAAATTTGGTCGTTGGCGGCCAGTTAGGGGATGGCGAGGACGCGGTCAACCCATTAAGCTGGCTGTGCCTCTCTGCGCTGGCCGAGGTGCGCCTTTCTGAGCCTAATTTTTACATCCGGCTGCATCCCACAATTGATGAGGATTTCCTGCAAGAAGCCCTTCGGGTGGTCCGGCTGGGCTTTGGAATGCCCGCCTTCGTCAACGATGCGATCATTGTACCCTCACTGGAGGGCCGGGGTGTTTCGCACGAGGACGCCCTGGATTATTCGACTATGGGCTGTCTGGAAGTCCAGGTGCCGGGAAAATGGGGCTACCGCGCGAACGGCAAGAGCAAGGTCAATGTGCTCAAGGTGCTAGAACTGACCCTCAACGGTGGCAAGGACCCTGAAACCGGGCTTTGTCCGCTGCCGGGCTCTGGTGATATCACCCAAATGAAGACCTTTGAGGACCTTCTGGCGGCCTGGAACCAACAAATTCAGTATTACACCCGAGTCCATGTCACGGCCGATAATATCAACGACTGGACTTTGGAGAAATTGACGCCCAATGCCTTCTGCTCGCTGCTGGTAAATGACTGTTTGGAGCGTGGCAAGCACCTTAACCAGGGTGGGGCGATCTATGACATGACCAGCGGCGCGCTGGTTGGCATTCCGAATGTTGGGAATGCCCTGGCAGCCCTCAAGAAACTGGTCTATGAGGATAAGGTTTTGACCCAGGAAGAGGTCAAACAGGCCATTGACACGAACTTTGAAGGTAAACGCGGCGAGGAAATCCGCCAAATCCTGATGAATCGGGTACCGAAATACGGCGAAGATGAGGATTATGTGGATGAACTGACCGCTGAGGCCTTGAATTCCTACTGCGATATCATCCCGCAATACAAGAACATGCGCTATGGACGGGGTCCGATTGGCGGTAATTTCTACCCCTCCACCGTGACCATTTCGGCCAATATCACCGCCGGGGATGTGATCGGTGCGACCCCGGATGGCCGCAAGAGCCATGAGCCGACGGCGGATGGCATTTCACCCTCCCAGGGCAACGGCCGCAAGGGCCCCACGGCGATTTTCCACTCCGTCTCCAAGCTCCCGACACTCAAAGTGACCGGCGGACAACTGCTGAATATCCGCCTGACGCCGGATTCGCTCTCCACCAGCGAGGGTGTGCGTAAACTCTCCGCTATGCTGCGCGGTTTCGTCGATATGAAGGGTTGGCACGTTCAGTTCAACACGGTTTCCACCGAGATCCTGCGGGATGCCATGGCCCACCCAGAGAATTACAAGGACCTGATCGTACGGGTGGCCGGTTACAGCGCCTTATTTGTGGCTTTGGCTCCCGGTTTGCAGCGGGATATTATCGAGCGGATGGAACATGCCCTCTAA
- a CDS encoding ROK family protein encodes MKEYAVGIDVGGTKIAAGIINRDGEVTSCYKTRAHSEKEPQYVIDAIEKAYFALIDDCGIDPDEIEGVCIGFAGTVNGPDGLVLISSNLPAWHKVPLRDTVASKIGRPVILENDTNLCALGEYHYGAGRGSRNMCYATYSTGYGLGIIIDGGLYVGATGTAGEIAHIVVDVGGPPCTCGKNGCLMAYASGVGISRMAYEQIDAGEETLLTQYATPDRKRIHGSLILEAAQQGDRIANEIIDTSGYYFGVGLSIIAQIVNPELIVYGGGLTRMGERVFEPAMKGLRESIQPQLLDSFELKPWQLGDEAGVIGAGAMVFNKRG; translated from the coding sequence ATGAAAGAGTACGCTGTAGGTATTGATGTGGGGGGCACCAAAATAGCTGCAGGTATTATTAATCGGGATGGTGAAGTCACGTCTTGTTACAAGACCCGCGCCCATTCTGAAAAAGAACCCCAATATGTTATTGATGCGATTGAAAAAGCTTATTTTGCCCTGATTGATGATTGTGGGATCGATCCGGACGAGATTGAGGGTGTCTGCATCGGATTTGCAGGCACAGTTAATGGCCCGGATGGGCTGGTTTTGATCAGTTCGAACCTGCCAGCCTGGCATAAAGTGCCCCTCAGGGATACCGTTGCCAGCAAGATTGGCAGGCCGGTGATCCTGGAAAACGACACCAATTTATGTGCTTTGGGCGAATATCACTATGGCGCAGGCCGCGGCAGCCGGAATATGTGCTATGCGACCTATAGCACAGGTTATGGCCTCGGAATTATTATAGATGGCGGGCTTTATGTGGGCGCGACTGGCACAGCCGGTGAAATTGCGCATATCGTGGTGGATGTCGGCGGGCCGCCCTGCACTTGCGGTAAGAATGGATGCCTGATGGCTTATGCCAGTGGGGTGGGCATCTCCCGTATGGCCTACGAGCAGATTGATGCTGGTGAGGAGACCCTCCTGACCCAATATGCCACACCTGACCGTAAGCGGATCCATGGCAGCCTGATTTTGGAAGCCGCCCAGCAAGGGGACCGAATTGCGAATGAAATTATTGATACTTCAGGGTATTATTTTGGTGTAGGCTTATCCATTATCGCCCAAATTGTGAATCCGGAGCTGATCGTTTATGGCGGCGGGCTAACCCGGATGGGCGAGAGGGTGTTTGAGCCAGCCATGAAAGGGCTGCGGGAGAGCATTCAGCCGCAGCTATTGGATAGTTTTGAATTGAAACCGTGGCAGCTAGGTGATGAAGCAGGTGTTATTGGTGCGGGTGCCATGGTTTTCAATAAGCGTGGGTGA
- a CDS encoding cytoplasmic protein, with protein MMKIIMAGESWIVAETHMKGFDTAVLNRYEDFFADRFFEVLKDTGVELDYYPNHIAQSKFPQKAEELSQYDAVIISDCGSNTLLLDPEMQFNGVRKGNRLLAIQDYVKAGGGLLMCGGYLSFAGLENKARYAMTPIADVLPVDMLNWDDRMEHPEGVTPVVTKADHPVLKGIENSAWPEFLGYNKIMAKDEADEIAKIDGDTFMAAWDYGQGRSFAFASDLAPHWGTKEFLDWEGYEILFTNILKWLAKEI; from the coding sequence ATCATGAAGATCATAATGGCAGGCGAGTCTTGGATCGTTGCAGAAACCCATATGAAGGGCTTTGATACTGCGGTATTGAATCGCTATGAAGACTTTTTCGCCGATCGGTTCTTTGAGGTTCTCAAAGACACAGGCGTTGAGTTGGACTATTATCCAAACCATATTGCCCAATCAAAATTCCCGCAAAAAGCGGAGGAATTGAGCCAATACGATGCCGTGATCATCAGTGACTGCGGCAGTAACACATTGCTTCTTGATCCTGAGATGCAGTTCAATGGCGTGCGCAAGGGGAACCGTCTACTGGCCATTCAGGATTATGTCAAAGCGGGGGGCGGCTTGTTGATGTGCGGTGGTTATTTGAGCTTTGCCGGTCTGGAAAATAAGGCCCGCTATGCCATGACCCCCATCGCCGATGTGTTACCGGTGGATATGCTCAATTGGGATGACCGGATGGAACACCCTGAAGGTGTTACGCCGGTGGTCACCAAGGCTGATCATCCCGTCCTGAAGGGTATTGAAAACAGCGCCTGGCCTGAGTTCCTGGGCTATAACAAGATCATGGCCAAGGATGAGGCTGACGAGATTGCCAAAATTGATGGCGACACCTTCATGGCAGCCTGGGATTATGGACAGGGCAGGTCATTTGCCTTTGCTTCCGACCTCGCGCCGCATTGGGGCACGAAGGAATTCCTGGATTGGGAAGGTTACGAGATCCTGTTCACCAATATTCTGAAATGGCTGGCTAAAGAAATTTAA
- the alsC gene encoding D-allose ABC transporter permease — translation MDNTKVVKPKKSFSQIWENFGTAAILLLLVGFIAVFSADNSNFLTPTNLINILYQSSDKIIIGLGEFFAILIAGIDLSVGSILALTGLLAGKLMNAGMPVLLAVFLGCIVGGGVLGAINGLLVNFTGVHPFIITLGTNWIFRGLIMIISDARAVSGFPPQFKAIINYRLFGQIPMAIIIALFLAVILWFVTTRTKLGRNIYAFGGNKEAAWFSGINIKFYTLIVFIISGICAGIAGMVITAKTGAAEPLAASGYETFAIAAAIIGGTSFFGGKGRVWNVVIGGLVIGLINNGLNMMRIDSFYQQVVMGALIIAAVSLDTFIMRQKK, via the coding sequence ATGGATAATACAAAAGTTGTTAAACCGAAGAAGAGTTTTAGCCAAATTTGGGAGAATTTTGGAACAGCGGCGATTTTGCTGCTCCTTGTTGGCTTTATTGCTGTATTTTCTGCTGACAACAGCAATTTCCTTACCCCAACGAACCTGATCAACATCCTTTATCAGAGTTCCGATAAGATCATCATCGGCCTGGGTGAGTTCTTTGCCATCCTGATCGCCGGGATTGACCTTTCTGTAGGTTCGATCCTCGCGCTGACCGGCCTCCTCGCCGGCAAATTGATGAACGCCGGGATGCCTGTTCTGTTGGCGGTTTTTCTGGGTTGTATTGTCGGCGGTGGTGTGCTGGGCGCAATCAATGGTCTTCTGGTGAACTTCACCGGTGTGCATCCCTTTATTATTACCCTGGGCACAAACTGGATCTTCCGCGGCCTGATCATGATCATCTCAGACGCTCGAGCTGTTTCCGGTTTCCCGCCCCAATTCAAGGCGATCATCAACTACAGGTTGTTTGGCCAAATACCAATGGCCATTATCATTGCCTTGTTCCTGGCGGTCATCCTGTGGTTCGTGACGACCCGGACAAAATTGGGTCGGAACATCTATGCCTTCGGTGGCAACAAAGAAGCTGCCTGGTTCTCCGGCATCAATATCAAGTTCTATACGCTGATCGTTTTCATCATCTCCGGGATTTGTGCCGGTATCGCCGGTATGGTCATCACAGCAAAGACCGGTGCTGCTGAACCTCTGGCCGCTTCTGGTTATGAGACCTTCGCTATCGCAGCCGCCATCATCGGTGGGACCAGCTTCTTCGGCGGTAAAGGCCGAGTCTGGAATGTGGTTATTGGTGGTCTGGTTATTGGTTTGATCAACAACGGTTTGAACATGATGCGGATTGACTCGTTCTATCAGCAGGTCGTTATGGGTGCCCTTATTATCGCAGCCGTGTCATTGGATACATTCATCATGAGGCAAAAGAAATAA